Proteins from one Enoplosus armatus isolate fEnoArm2 chromosome 4, fEnoArm2.hap1, whole genome shotgun sequence genomic window:
- the slc4a4a gene encoding solute carrier family 4 member 4a, protein MSGSKKMEDEAVLDRGASLLKHICDEEEVEGHHTVYIGVHVPKSYRRRRRHRRRTGHKDRKERLTENTSDKSDTENNDEASNSILKPLISPAAERIRFILGEEDDGPAPPQLFTELDELLSVDGQEMEWKETARWIKFEEKVEKGGERWSKPHVATLSLHSLFELRTCIEKGTIMLDMEASTLPQVVELITDNQIEIGQLKPELKDKVMYTLLRKHRHQTKKSNLRSLADIGKTVSSASRLFSNQENDSPTTTHRNLTSSSLNDISDKPEKDQLRNKFMKKLPRDAEASNVLVGEVDFLDTPFVAFVRLQQAVMLGALTEVPVPTRFLFILLGPKGKAKSYHEIGRAIATLMSDEVFHDIAYKAKDRQDLLAGIDEFLDEVIVLPPGEWDPAIRIEPPKSLPSSDKRKNMYAGGDSQMNGDMPHDGGHGGGGHAVGDELKKTGRFCGGLILDIKRKAPFFVSDFTDAFHIQALSTILFIYLGTVTNAITFGGLLGDATENMQGVLESFLGTAITGGVFCLLAGQPLTILSSTGPVLVFERLLFNFSRDNDFDYLEFRLWIGLWSAFFCLVLVATDASFLVQYFTRFTEEGFSCLISFIFIYDAFKKMLKLAHHYPINSEFKMEYITQYDCLCMAPAVLENSTDIIGDPLEGTSVWYWNNTDLPMNATWSSLTKTECLKYKGELVGKACEFVPDISLMSFILFFGTYTCSMCLKKFKGSPFFPTTVRKLISDFAIILAIFIFCGVDMLVGVETPKLIVPTEFKPTSPNRGWFVPPFGGNPWWVYLASALPALLVTILVFMDQQITAVIVNRKEHKLKKGAGYHLDLFWVAVLLVICSFMGLPWYVAATVISIAHIDSLKMETETSAPGEQPKFLGVREQRVTGVAVFILTGLSVFMAPILKFIPMPVLYGVFLYMGVASLNGVQFMDRLKLLLMPAKHQPDLVYLRHVPLRKVHLFTFIQVLCLALLWILKSTVAAIIFPVMILALVAVRKAMDYMFSQHDLSFLDDVIPEKDKKKKEDEKKKKKRGSIDSDAEDSDYPYNENVPSIKIPMDMMEQEPFLGDKASDREKSPSFLERHTSC, encoded by the exons TCTCGCCCGCAGCCGAGAGGATCCGCTTCATCCTCGGGGAGGAGGATGACGGCCCGGCGCCCCCACAACTCTTCACTGAGTTGGATGAGCTGCTGTCGGTTGATGGGCAGGAGATGGAGTGGAAGGAGACAGCCAG GTGGATCAAGTttgaggagaaggtggagaaagGAGGTGAACGCTGGAGTAAGCCCCACGTGGCCACGCTGTCCTTACATAGCCTTTTTGAACTGCGGACGTGCATAGAGAAAGGCACCATCATGCTGGACATGGAAGCTTCCACTCTGCCCCAGGTTGTCG AGCTGATCACTGACAACCAGATAGAGATCGGCCAGCTGAAACCAGAACTGAAGGACAAAGTGATGTACACGTTGCTACGGAAACATCGTCACCAGACCAAGAAGTCCAACCTGCGCTCTCTGGCTGACATTGGCAAGACGGTCTCCAGTGCAAGTAGGCTGTTTTCCAACCAGGAAAACG ATAGTCCCACCACAACTCACCGGAACCTGACCTCCAGCAGCCTGAACGACATTTCTGACAAACCGGAAAAAGACCAG CTCAGGAACAAGTTCATGAAGAAGTTGCCGAGAGACGCCGAGGCCTCCAATGTGCTGGTGGGGGAGGTGGACTTCCTGGACACGCCGTTTGTGGCGTTTGTTCGTCTGCAACAAGCTGTGATGCTGGGAGCCTTAACAGAGGTCCCTGTTCCCACAAG ATTTTTATTCATCCTCCTTGGACCCAAAGGCAAAGCCAAGTCGTACCATGAGATCGGCAGAGCGATCGCCACGCTGATGTCAGATGAG GTCTTTCATGACATTGCGTATAAGGCCAAGGACAGACAGGACCTGCTGGCTGGTATCGACGAGTTCCTGGATGAGGTGATCGTGCTTCCTCCTGGAGAGTGGGACCCAGCCATCAGGATAGAGCCCCCGAaatccctcccctcctctgacAAAAG gAAAAACATGTATGCAGGAGGGGACTCTCAGATGAATGGAGATATGCCTCATGATGGAGGTCACGGAGGAGGGGGGCACGCTGTAGGAGACGAGCTGAAGAAGACTGGAAG gttTTGTGGGGGTCTCATACTCGACATCAAAAGAAAAGCGCCTTTCTTTGTCAGTGACTTCACAGATGCATTTCACATTCAGGCCttgtccaccattttgtttatttacctgGGAACTGTGACAAACGCCATCACCTTCGGTGGTCTGCTGGGGGATGCTACAGAAAACATGCAG GGCGTGCTGGAGAGTTTTCTGGGCACAGCTATCACCGGAGGGGTTTTCTGTCTGCTGGCTGGCCAGCCTCTCACCATCCTCAGCAGTACCGGTCCTGTTCTGGTGTTTGAACGGCTGCTCTTTAATTTCAGCAG AGATAATGACTTTGACTACCTGGAGTTCCGCCTGTGGATCGGCCTGTGGTCGGCGTTCTTCTGCCTGGTGCTCGTGGCCACTGATGCCAGCTTCTTGGTTCAGTACTTCACCCGGTTCACTGAGGAGGGCTTCTCCTGTCTCAtcagcttcatcttcatctaTGATGCCTTCAAGAAGATGCTCAAATTAGCTCACCACTATCCCATCAACTCCGAGTTTAAGATGGAGTATATCACACAATATGACTGCCTCTGTATGGCCCCTGCTGTTCTAG agaaCAGTACAGACATCATCGGCGATCCTTTAGAAGGTACTTCAGTCTGGTACTGGAACAACACTGATCTG CCAATGAACGCCACGTGGTCGTCcctcacaaagacagagtgCTTAAAGTACAAAGGGGAGCTGGTGGGGAAGGCCTGCGAGTTCGTCccagacatttccctcatgTCCTTCATTCTGTTCTTTGGCACTTACACCTGCTCCATGTGTCTGAAGAAGTTCAAGGGCAGCCCGTTCTTCCCCACCACC GTGAGGAAGCTCATCAGTGACTTTGCCATCATCCTGGCCATCTTCATCTTCTGTGGAGTGGACATGCTCGTAGGGGTCGAAACTCCTAAACTCATCGTGCCAACTGAATTCAAG CCAACAAGTCCGAACCGGGGCTGGTTTGTGCCCCCGTTCGGAGGAAACCCCTGGTGGGTTTACCTGGCGTCGGCTCTTCCTGCCCTGCTGGTCACCATATTGGTCTTCATGGACCAGCAGATTACTGCTGTCATCGTCAACAGGAAGGAGCACAAGCTGAAG AAAGGGGCAGGTTACCATCTGGATCTGTTCTGGGTGGCCGTTCTGCTGGTGATTTGCTCCTTCATGGGTCTGCCGTGGTACGTGGCCGCCACCGTTATCTCGATCGCTCACATCGACAGTCTGAAGATGGAAACCGAAACGTCGGCTCCTGGAGAGCAGCCGAAGTTCCTGGGTGTGAG agagcagagggtcACTGGTGTGGCGGTGTTCATCCTGACAGGACTGTCTGTATTTATGGCTCCTATTTTGAAG TTCATCCCCATGCCTGTGCTGTATGGAGTCTTCCTATACATGGGAGTCGCCTCTCTCAATGGAGTTCAG TTTATGGATCGTCTCAAGCTGCTTCTGATGCCAGCGAAGCATCAGCCGGACCTGGTTTACCTGCGACACGTTCCCCTCAGGAAGGTCCACCTCTTCACCTTCATCCAGGTCCTTTGCTTGGCTCTGCTCTGGATCCTCAAGTCCACTGTAGCCGCTATTATATTCCCTGTCATG ATCCTCGCTCTGGTAGCCGTCAGGAAAGCGATGGACTACATGTTCTCCCAGCATGACCTCAGCTTCCTGGACGATGTCATCCCAGagaaggacaagaagaagaaagaggacgagaagaagaagaaaaaacgaGGAAGCATAGACAGCGATGCCGAAGAC TCTGACTATCCTTACAATGAGAATGTTCCCAGCATTAAAATCCCCATGGACATGATGGAGCAGGAGCCCTTCTTAGGTGATAAGGCCTCTGACA GAGAGAAGTCCCCATCATTCCTTGAACGACACACATCGTGCTGA